The proteins below come from a single Vanessa cardui chromosome 7, ilVanCard2.1, whole genome shotgun sequence genomic window:
- the LOC124530972 gene encoding kallikrein-4-like — MLLQSIIVILRFLVVTSSRIESKIVSGEKTKIKYHPYSAALLISQGASSHICGASIVNQKVLLTAAHCFEDTQTLKTKGSAHIGHSNMYKGRVIKLSTLMVHPKYDTVEITCDIALVGLKREIQFGRSINRVALARRRPRKGPAMIAGWGLLEEEPRKDTDVLYETRQRVWPKRDCVKLLVDIPKGTFCGGQGPDGGYPSNGDSGSPLIIDGYMQIGLVSFKKMDISTSVIVYTDTTHFYKWIAKNAKAVFLINRVALAQRRPRAGLALIAGWGLLSEEPYKDTDLLHETEQEIWPNHQCVKLLRKLPEGTFCGGEGRHGGYPSMGDSGSPLIVNGYLQIGLVSFKKIHVSRSVIVYTDVAYYYKWIVENARNVFCG; from the exons ATGTTGCTTCAGTCAATCATAGTTATATTGCGATTTTTAGTCGTCACATCTAGTCGAATAGAATCAAAAATTGTATCTGgagaaaaaactaaaataaaataccatcCGTATTCAGCAGCTCTTCTAATTAGTCAAGGAGCATCTTCGCATATTTGTGGTGCTTCGATTGTTAACCAAAAGGTACTTCTGACAGCAGCACACTGTTTCGAAGACACGCAGACTCTAAAAACCAAAGGTAGCGCTCATATCGGTCACTCGAATATGTACAAGGGAcgcgtaataaaattatcaacgcTGATGGTTCATCCTAAGTACGATACGGTGGAGATAACCTGTGATATTGCGCTGGTAGGACTAAAAAGGGAAATTCAGTTTGGTAGATCCATTAACAGAGTAGCTTTGGCTCGACGTCGACCGCGTAAAGGTCCCGCTATGATCGCTGGATGGGGATTGCTCGAA GAAGAACCGCGTAAAGATACTGACGTTTTGTATGAAACGCGCCAAAGGGTTTGGCCAAAAAGAGACTGCGTGAAACTCTTGGTTGATATACCCAAAGGGACATTTTGCGGCGGTCAAGGTCCAGACGGGGGTTATCCTTCTAA CGGTGATTCTGGCAGTCCACTCATAATAGACGGATACATGCAAATTGGGCTGGTCTCCTTTAAAAAAATGGACATATCAACATCCGTCATCGTTTACACGGATACTACACACTTTTACAAGTGGATTGCTAAGAATGCTAAAGCAGTGTTTt TGATTAACAGAGTAGCTCTAGCTCAGCGAAGACCGCGTGCCGGTCTCGCATTGATCGCTGGATGGGGTTTGCTCAGC gaAGAGCCATATAAAGACACTGACTTGTTGCATGAAACAGAACAAGAGATTTGGCCAAACCACCAGTGCGTGAAACTTCTGAGGAAATTGCCAGAGGGAACCTTCTGCGGTGGTGAAGGTCGTCACGGCGGATACCCTTCTAT ggGCGATTCTGGCAGTCCCCTCATAGTTAATGGATACTTACAAATCGGTCTGGtctcctttaaaaaaatacacgttTCTAGATCCGTCATCGTTTACACGGATGTCGCTTACTATTACAAGTGGATTGTTGAGAATGCTAGAAATGTGTTTTGTGGATGA